From the genome of Nomia melanderi isolate GNS246 chromosome 14, iyNomMela1, whole genome shotgun sequence, one region includes:
- the LOC116425678 gene encoding pyruvate dehydrogenase phosphatase regulatory subunit, mitochondrial-like isoform X2, giving the protein MHNLMLRYACSKCVSLPFFKNTTSTVNKNHLCDLTYKNGAFISNELNKNGNYRRFNNYTNVSSTSTILPSQSQVVIAGAGTVANSVAYHLVINGWNDVLVLEQDRIGSGTSHFGSGTLGLFKPISHRNLISYSIKLYQQLQEMGYDIGLKQCGSVNLAQTKDRMIALKRRMAYNAPTGLHCEVLRKEQLQRLHPYLNTEDIEGAIWVPEDAVANPSAVCEVLAKLAKTGGAKYVENCRIHEVNTENGAVKSVKTEYGVVFCEYFVNCAGMWARELGLHCNPPVRIPAYPAEHFYAIASPFPSNSNISLPCIRDYDSYSYVREWRGSLLIGWFEPKANPAFESGTVPIQNWKNYLKNDPSHWKPLWDKVVHRLPILSKMQPNVYNCPDNFTPDGRWILGESPEVKNYYVAVGMNGNSLQGAGGIGKEVAECLINGESTQELLPFNVQRFLDLHSNKQYLQQRTREIVGRNYAILYPHQCEYKYARKLRCSPLYSVLEERGAIFGVKMAYERPLYFDSTYRRGQKKSVMPPGSFYKPKFFDFMKEEFLACKEGVGIIDMSSFSKIKIKSSRWEVVEYLQQLCSNDANIPVGGIVHTGMQNERGGYENDCILVRQSENSYFMVSPTSQQTRIYQWMSRHLPADHSVGLNDVTSKYTVINLVGPKATGLLSELSNSNINLSPFTYKTANVAYASDVMIMSFTNTGESGYCLYIPSEYALHVYATLMEVGKDYGVRDVGVLTQRFMRIERFIPFWAEELTPFVTPYEAGNGYSVKLDKEYFIGKFALQYQKEQGVTKRLVLFVVNELDINKDVWPWGGEPIYRNNEFVGTVTSAGYGFATGTHICLGFISLPGPRYLQSNKNIVTTEFIMNPTARYEIDIAGTRFPVKPYIYPLPIPALGTKLNKKYTPTPIVAYENDVCRY; this is encoded by the exons ATGCACAATTTAATGCTAAGATACGCGTGTTCGAAATGCgtttctttaccttttttcaAGAATACAACTTCAACAGTTAACAAAAATCATTTGTGCGATTTAACCTATAAAAATGGAGCGTTCATATCAAATGAACTCAATAAAAATGGGAATTACAGACGATTTAACAATTATACAAATGTCTCATCGACATCAACAATTTTACCCTCGCAATCGCAAGTTGTCATTGCGGGTGCTGGAACAGTTGCCAATTCAGTTGCCTATCATCTTGTTATTAATGGATGGAATGATGTACTCGTTCTGGAACAAGATAG GATTGGAAGTGGTACATCTCATTTCGGATCAGGTACCCTTGGTCTGTTTAAACCAATATCGCatcgaaatttaatttcctaTAGTATTAAGTTATATCAACAACTGCAAGAAATGGGATATGATATTGGTTTAAAACAATGTGGCAGTGTAAACTTAGCTCAAACCAAAGACAGAATGATAGCTTTAAAACGTAGGATGGCTTATAATGCACCTACAGGATTGCATTGTGAA gtTCTTCGAAAAGAACAACTGCAGAGATTACATCCATATTTGAATACTGAAGATATCGAAGGTGCAATTTGGGTGCCTGAAGATGCAGTAGCCAATCCCAGTGCAGTTTGCGAAGTTTTAGCTAAACTAGCAAAAACAGGAGGAGCAAAGTACGTTGAGAATTGCAGAATACATGAAGTAAACACTGAAAATGGAGCTGTGAAGAGCGTAAAGACTGAATATGGTGTAGTCTTCTGTGAATACTTTGTTAATTGTGCAGGAATG TGGGCACGTGAATTAGGATTACATTGTAACCCACCAGTCAGAATTCCAGCATATCCTGCAGAACATTTTTATGCTATTGCTTCTCCCTTTCCATCTAATTCAAATATATCTTTACCATGTATAAGAGATTATGATTCATACTCGTATGTAAGAGAATGGCGAGGAAGTTTATTAATTGGTTGGTTTGAACCTAAAGCAAATCCTGCATTTGAAAGTGGTACTGTCCCTATACAAAACTGGAAAAATTATCTTAAGAATGATCCTTCTCATTGGAAGCCTTTATGGGATAAGGTTGTACATAGATTACCAATTTTGAGTAAAATGCAACCAAATGTCTATAATTGTCCTGATAATTTCACACCGGATGGAAGATGGATATTAGGAGAAAGTCCAGAAGTAAAGAATTATTACGTCGCTGTAGGCATGAATGGGAATTCACTACAGG GAGCAGGAGGAATAGGTAAAGAAGTTGCTGAGTGCCTCATAAACGGTGAATCTACGCAAGAGCTACTTCCATTTAACGTGCAAAGATTTCTGGATTTGCATagcaataaacaatatttacaacaaAGAACAAGGGAAATAGTCGGTAGAAATTATGCGATTCTATACCCACATCAATGCGAGTACAAATATGCGCGGAAACTGCGTTGTTCCCCTTTGTACTCGGTTCTTGAAGAAAGAGGTGCAATTTTTGGGGTAAAAATGGCTTATGAACGACCACTTTACTTTGATTCTACCTATAGAA GAGGACAAAAGAAATCAGTCATGCCACCAGGTAGTTTCTACAAACCTAAGTTCTTTGATTTTATGAAGGAAGAATTTCTTGCGTGTAAAGAAGGAGTAGGAATTATAGACATGagttcattttcaaaaattaaaatcaaa tCCAGTCGTTGGGAAGTTGTTGAATACCTTCAGCAATTATGTTCTAACGATGCAAATATACCAGTTGGTGGAATAGTACACACAGGGATGCAGAATGAACGGGGTGGATATGAAAACGATTGTATTCTAGTAAGACAATCAGAAAATAGTTACTTTATGGTTTCACCAACATCGCAACAAACACGCATTTATCAATGGATGTCTAG GCATTTACCAGCAGATCATTCAGTCGGCCTCAATGATGTAACTTCGAAATACACGGTAATCAATTTAGTAGGACCTAAAGCTACAGGTCTACTATCAGAACTTTccaattctaatattaatctaTCTCCTTTCACATACAAG acTGCAAACGTGGCATATGCCTCAGACGTTATGATAATGTCATTTACTAATACTGGTGAATCTGGTTATTGCTTATACATACCCTCAGAGTATGCACTTCACGTGTATGCAACATTAATGGAAGTAGGTAAAGATTATGGAGTGCGAGATGTGGGTGTACTCACGCAACGTTTTATGCGAATAGAAAGATTTATTCCCTTTTGGGCGGAAGAATTAACACCATTCGTTACTCCGTACGAGGCTGGAAACGGATACAGTGTAAAGTTAGAT AAGGAATATTTCATTGGGAAGTTTGCATTACAATATCAAAAAGAGCAAGGTGTAACAAAGcgattagtattatttgttgtTAATGAACTGGATATAAATAAAGATGTGTGGCCATGGGGTGGTGAACCTATTTATCGAAACAATGAATTTGTAGGAACTGTGACATCAGCTGG GTATGGTTTTGCAACCGGAACACATATTTGTCTTGGTTTTATTAGTCTACCAGGACCAAGATATTTGCAATCTAATAAGAATATTGTTACAACAGAGTTTATAATGAATCCCACAGCACGTTACGAAATTGATATCGCTGGTACTAGATTTCCTGTTAAACCTTATATTTACCCATTACCAATACCAGCATTGGGtactaaattaaacaaaaaatatactcCTACTCCTATCGTTGCATATGAGAACGACGTTTGCCGATATTAA
- the LOC116425678 gene encoding pyruvate dehydrogenase phosphatase regulatory subunit, mitochondrial-like isoform X1 yields the protein MHNLMLRYACSKCVSLPFFKNTTSTVNKNHLCDLTYKNGAFISNELNKNGNYRRFNNYTNVSSTSTILPSQSQVVIAGAGTVANSVAYHLVINGWNDVLVLEQDRIGSGTSHFGSGTLGLFKPISHRNLISYSIKLYQQLQEMGYDIGLKQCGSVNLAQTKDRMIALKRRMAYNAPTGLHCEVLRKEQLQRLHPYLNTEDIEGAIWVPEDAVANPSAVCEVLAKLAKTGGAKYVENCRIHEVNTENGAVKSVKTEYGVVFCEYFVNCAGMWARELGLHCNPPVRIPAYPAEHFYAIASPFPSNSNISLPCIRDYDSYSYVREWRGSLLIGWFEPKANPAFESGTVPIQNWKNYLKNDPSHWKPLWDKVVHRLPILSKMQPNVYNCPDNFTPDGRWILGESPEVKNYYVAVGMNGNSLQGAGGIGKEVAECLINGESTQELLPFNVQRFLDLHSNKQYLQQRTREIVGRNYAILYPHQCEYKYARKLRCSPLYSVLEERGAIFGVKMAYERPLYFDSTYRKNYLITGGQKKSVMPPGSFYKPKFFDFMKEEFLACKEGVGIIDMSSFSKIKIKSSRWEVVEYLQQLCSNDANIPVGGIVHTGMQNERGGYENDCILVRQSENSYFMVSPTSQQTRIYQWMSRHLPADHSVGLNDVTSKYTVINLVGPKATGLLSELSNSNINLSPFTYKTANVAYASDVMIMSFTNTGESGYCLYIPSEYALHVYATLMEVGKDYGVRDVGVLTQRFMRIERFIPFWAEELTPFVTPYEAGNGYSVKLDKEYFIGKFALQYQKEQGVTKRLVLFVVNELDINKDVWPWGGEPIYRNNEFVGTVTSAGYGFATGTHICLGFISLPGPRYLQSNKNIVTTEFIMNPTARYEIDIAGTRFPVKPYIYPLPIPALGTKLNKKYTPTPIVAYENDVCRY from the exons ATGCACAATTTAATGCTAAGATACGCGTGTTCGAAATGCgtttctttaccttttttcaAGAATACAACTTCAACAGTTAACAAAAATCATTTGTGCGATTTAACCTATAAAAATGGAGCGTTCATATCAAATGAACTCAATAAAAATGGGAATTACAGACGATTTAACAATTATACAAATGTCTCATCGACATCAACAATTTTACCCTCGCAATCGCAAGTTGTCATTGCGGGTGCTGGAACAGTTGCCAATTCAGTTGCCTATCATCTTGTTATTAATGGATGGAATGATGTACTCGTTCTGGAACAAGATAG GATTGGAAGTGGTACATCTCATTTCGGATCAGGTACCCTTGGTCTGTTTAAACCAATATCGCatcgaaatttaatttcctaTAGTATTAAGTTATATCAACAACTGCAAGAAATGGGATATGATATTGGTTTAAAACAATGTGGCAGTGTAAACTTAGCTCAAACCAAAGACAGAATGATAGCTTTAAAACGTAGGATGGCTTATAATGCACCTACAGGATTGCATTGTGAA gtTCTTCGAAAAGAACAACTGCAGAGATTACATCCATATTTGAATACTGAAGATATCGAAGGTGCAATTTGGGTGCCTGAAGATGCAGTAGCCAATCCCAGTGCAGTTTGCGAAGTTTTAGCTAAACTAGCAAAAACAGGAGGAGCAAAGTACGTTGAGAATTGCAGAATACATGAAGTAAACACTGAAAATGGAGCTGTGAAGAGCGTAAAGACTGAATATGGTGTAGTCTTCTGTGAATACTTTGTTAATTGTGCAGGAATG TGGGCACGTGAATTAGGATTACATTGTAACCCACCAGTCAGAATTCCAGCATATCCTGCAGAACATTTTTATGCTATTGCTTCTCCCTTTCCATCTAATTCAAATATATCTTTACCATGTATAAGAGATTATGATTCATACTCGTATGTAAGAGAATGGCGAGGAAGTTTATTAATTGGTTGGTTTGAACCTAAAGCAAATCCTGCATTTGAAAGTGGTACTGTCCCTATACAAAACTGGAAAAATTATCTTAAGAATGATCCTTCTCATTGGAAGCCTTTATGGGATAAGGTTGTACATAGATTACCAATTTTGAGTAAAATGCAACCAAATGTCTATAATTGTCCTGATAATTTCACACCGGATGGAAGATGGATATTAGGAGAAAGTCCAGAAGTAAAGAATTATTACGTCGCTGTAGGCATGAATGGGAATTCACTACAGG GAGCAGGAGGAATAGGTAAAGAAGTTGCTGAGTGCCTCATAAACGGTGAATCTACGCAAGAGCTACTTCCATTTAACGTGCAAAGATTTCTGGATTTGCATagcaataaacaatatttacaacaaAGAACAAGGGAAATAGTCGGTAGAAATTATGCGATTCTATACCCACATCAATGCGAGTACAAATATGCGCGGAAACTGCGTTGTTCCCCTTTGTACTCGGTTCTTGAAGAAAGAGGTGCAATTTTTGGGGTAAAAATGGCTTATGAACGACCACTTTACTTTGATTCTACCTATAGAA AGAACTATTTAATTACAGGAGGACAAAAGAAATCAGTCATGCCACCAGGTAGTTTCTACAAACCTAAGTTCTTTGATTTTATGAAGGAAGAATTTCTTGCGTGTAAAGAAGGAGTAGGAATTATAGACATGagttcattttcaaaaattaaaatcaaa tCCAGTCGTTGGGAAGTTGTTGAATACCTTCAGCAATTATGTTCTAACGATGCAAATATACCAGTTGGTGGAATAGTACACACAGGGATGCAGAATGAACGGGGTGGATATGAAAACGATTGTATTCTAGTAAGACAATCAGAAAATAGTTACTTTATGGTTTCACCAACATCGCAACAAACACGCATTTATCAATGGATGTCTAG GCATTTACCAGCAGATCATTCAGTCGGCCTCAATGATGTAACTTCGAAATACACGGTAATCAATTTAGTAGGACCTAAAGCTACAGGTCTACTATCAGAACTTTccaattctaatattaatctaTCTCCTTTCACATACAAG acTGCAAACGTGGCATATGCCTCAGACGTTATGATAATGTCATTTACTAATACTGGTGAATCTGGTTATTGCTTATACATACCCTCAGAGTATGCACTTCACGTGTATGCAACATTAATGGAAGTAGGTAAAGATTATGGAGTGCGAGATGTGGGTGTACTCACGCAACGTTTTATGCGAATAGAAAGATTTATTCCCTTTTGGGCGGAAGAATTAACACCATTCGTTACTCCGTACGAGGCTGGAAACGGATACAGTGTAAAGTTAGAT AAGGAATATTTCATTGGGAAGTTTGCATTACAATATCAAAAAGAGCAAGGTGTAACAAAGcgattagtattatttgttgtTAATGAACTGGATATAAATAAAGATGTGTGGCCATGGGGTGGTGAACCTATTTATCGAAACAATGAATTTGTAGGAACTGTGACATCAGCTGG GTATGGTTTTGCAACCGGAACACATATTTGTCTTGGTTTTATTAGTCTACCAGGACCAAGATATTTGCAATCTAATAAGAATATTGTTACAACAGAGTTTATAATGAATCCCACAGCACGTTACGAAATTGATATCGCTGGTACTAGATTTCCTGTTAAACCTTATATTTACCCATTACCAATACCAGCATTGGGtactaaattaaacaaaaaatatactcCTACTCCTATCGTTGCATATGAGAACGACGTTTGCCGATATTAA
- the LOC116425685 gene encoding uncharacterized protein LOC116425685, giving the protein MLFLLTIYIFKILCIFLFVVYSINIFLMAMYNTQLEDLKKCIIAKSEILQPEYPIEMHENVDDKLNMLSEKLTEKEQALQRSHCEIKNAEKVLTDLENKTSSYRDRYRSLMSELKKDVQKIENEVKTLQSHISTLSLRRESLKAEVIKVLTLTKIKKNK; this is encoded by the exons ATGCTGTTTTTACTgaccatttatatttttaagatattatGTATCTTTCTATTTGTTGTTTACTCCATTAACATTTTCCTTATGGCCATG TATAATACTCAATTGGAGGATTTGAAAAAATGT ATCATTGCCAAAAGCGAAATCTTGCAACCGGAGTATCCGATCGAA ATGCACGAAAACGTAGATGATAAATTGAACATGTTATCGGAGAAGCTAACGGAAAAAGAACAGGCG TTGCAGCGATCTCATTGCGAAATAAAGAATGCGGAAAAAGTCTTAACGGACTTGGAAAATAAAACGTCGAGTTATAGGGATCGATATAGATCATTGATGTCAGAGTTAAAGAAGGACGTTCAAAAAATCGAGAATGAG GTTAAAACATTGCAAAGTCACATTTCGACTTTGTCGCTTCGAAGAGAGTCTCTCAAGGCAGAAGTAATAAAGGTACTAACTCtcactaaaataaaaaagaataaatga
- the LOC116425687 gene encoding LOW QUALITY PROTEIN: uncharacterized protein LOC116425687 (The sequence of the model RefSeq protein was modified relative to this genomic sequence to represent the inferred CDS: deleted 1 base in 1 codon), with protein MLDDQYRPLCQILDQEVHLERQTETSIMKTVTHTCTPGAADLAGSESIVDIAESVDELREKLANMKRLMEERKGTTLGEISAKKRTENSDIIDGNFLSWIFGAALVVILGVSFYTFYNLYHAVLKKFPSHHTEL; from the exons ATGCTGGATGATCAATACCGGCCGTTGTGTCAGATTCTGGACCAAGAAGTACACttg gagagacagacagaaaCGAGCATCATGAAAACAGTGACCCATACTTGTACACCAGGAGCTGCCG ATCTAGCTGGAAGCGAATCGATCGTGGACATCGCTGAATCGGTGGATGAATTACGTGAGAAACTGGCAAACATGAAGAGGCTGATGGAGGAACGAAAAGGCACCACCCTGGGTGAAATAAGTGCCAAGAAGAGAACGGAGAACTCAGATATCATAGACGGAAACTTTCTGTCCTGGATATTTGGCGCGGCGTTGGTCGTCATTCTCGGCGTCagtttttacactttttataatCTCTACCACGCGGTCTTAAAGAAATTCCCCTCGCATCATACGGAGCTCTAA